TCCTCCTTTgggttttagaactgaagaagcctcttggatgagaggtgaaacatcctCACAAACTTAAAGAAGGCCAGTTACCGCTTATTTTAAGCTCTCAAGATTataatgacctggatgactgagaccACACAGATGTGTTTAATGCTTCATTTCACTCTTCTGTCACTGAAAATGAACAGAATGAGTGCTAAACAGAACAAACCTTTCATggaaaaacattgaaaataaaaatgcaggtcCTGCAAATAAGGCAGTTGTTAATCTTGGTAATAAATATGCCAATATACATATCATTAGCAATCTGACACGTTCAACCTGTTAAACCTTAACCTCCATACATTTGGAGGTTAAAGTTGCTCATTGATTGACCTGACTTTGGGATCAATACCTCGGTACCTCGATAACCTCTTTATTTTGCTTCACAGTGCATCACTCTGACCTAATGAGCAGCAAACATAGTACCAACTGCAGAAAGCCAAAGTCAGCTGTCACGGACTGCATTGCACACAATACCATATTCACATAGAGCAAGACTCACGGTTAAAACAGCTACAATTCCAACCAAATGCACCATAAATATAAGAACAGTCACACTGACTGAAATTTAATGCACCTTTTCTGTCCTCAGGATACAACATTCTTTGAATGAGTCTGCAAAAGCCAGCCTGCCCTATCATTTGGTTTTCCACTCACATCTCTGATTTGAAGGCACCATGGACATCACAGTGGATATTATCTCCGATCCAGATCTGTGGCTCAACACAACAACCGCAAACAGCACCTCCAGTTACACGCCTACCATGTCACCAGTAATGGACAAAACCATCAACATAATTATGATAATTGTCTTATTCGTGACCATGGTTTCACTGGGATGCACCATGGAGGTGTCCAAGATCAAGGTGACTACAGCAAGTTCAGTTTCATATGTGAGCTAAATGTAAGGAGACAATCTTATGCTAATGTGAACCTTCCTTCTTCTGTTTCCAGCATCATATGAGGAAACCTAAGGGGGTGGCTATCGCAGTCGTGGCCCAGTATGGCATAATGCCTCTCACAGCTTTTTGCTTAGCTAAGGTTGGTACTGATGCGAAGTGAAATAAGATTATAAACACTACAGTAAGAAAGGCACATGCAGTATGCATAATATGTTTGTACTGGAAAATATTTGTGTTCCTGCTTTTTCTTTACTTAATTTTTAATTGTCATTTCTAATGTTAGTAGCgctaaaacagtttaaaaaacctCCAATtagtattttctgttttatatgaTTCTGAATATATAAAATGGTTATTTAATCTGTTTACTGATTAAGAAATTATTCATGAACTATGACATTAACTGCAGAGGAATCAtcagtaattaaaaaaagtaattaaagaaAATGCTAAAGGTATTTTTAGTGCACATTTGTGTCATTATCAGATCTCGCTTTTGTTGCTTTTGCATATGAGGTTACTATGATTACTGCGTTACAGCTGTTTAAGTTGGCTGAAATAGCAGCTGTGGTGATTTTGATCTGTGGCTGCTGTCCCGGAGGAGCTCTCTCCAACATCCTGGCTCTGGCTCTGCAGGGCGACATGAACCTCAGgtatacaaacagaaaatatttagcTACAAAACTGTTAATGCATTGGGTTTTTTCTTAAACGATCAAACGCACAAAGACATAAATCCTTAGAGATTATtggtctttattttatttgtaaaattcAAAACCCCTTACTGCTGGAGGAAGTGCATTCCTAAATGGTTTGCTGTTAAAATCTCACATTTTTTAGGTATCTTCTTCTGACACATCTGAATCCAGATGGTTTAATTTTCTTTGAAACAACTTTAAATAACACACAAGTTAAAGACACAAATCTGAAAccgtgtgtgtttatttaaattcagttctgGGAAAAGATATGcaataaactgtgttttttttatgttaagcAACCTCATCCGTCTTGTTATCATACCGCTGATAATCATAATACACTGTGTGGTCTGAATAGCAGTGATACACATTATTAGAAATGAATGTCTTACAGATCATCATCATTGTGACACATTTTATCATAACAGAGCGATACCTAGGCGTTATACTTTTACTCGGCTAGCCTTTCACCTCGTCTCTTATCTTTCCCTTATGAAGCAACAGGTGGTTACTTTAGGCTTCGAGACAGTCCTCCTTTATCTGATATGTGAGGACCTCGTTTGGCCTGTTGCTCATATACATGACCAGTGAGGACAGACTGTGGGCAATGAGGGCAATGAATGCAGATTGTTTCAGTCACTCAAGCTTGTTATCCAACCAAGTGCCTGGAAGAACATCGTTATCTCACACAACCCCACTAATGTTTTATAAATtagaatttttgttttgtttcgtttGGGAACAAGAAAATGACCACTGACAGAACAGGAACTCTGATCAACAAAGGAATGTTAACAAGAGTGTAATGGCATGTACTAGAGTTACATAACACAGTGTAGCAGCCAACCTTGTAACAATTTGTTGGCAAGCATGTCATGGGCTCCCATACCAGCAAAAATAACACAAGCGGAGGGGTCTGCAGGATATGAGGAATTTCCAGTTAGGCAGGGTTTTGGAAGTAATGCATGAGGCTCCCAAACGGTGAGCTGCTCACAAGAGGAAAAGTGAGAAAACTGGACtgtgtttttaataataataataataataatgcattggatttatatagcgcttttcaaggcacccaaagcgctttacaatgacattattcattcacactcacattcacacattgaTAACATGTAGAAATAAGAGGAACATCCACTTTGCGATCTTAACAATTAACAAGCTTAACAATCCTAAGGACTGCTCTTGGCTTCCAGAGGCCTCGCTGCTTAATTTAGACAtgatattcaattcaattctgttttatttatacagtgccaaatcacaacaacagtcatgtcaaggtgctttatattgtaaggtagactgtacaataatacatacagagaaaaacccaacaatcatttgaccccctatgagaaagcactttggtgacagtgggaaggaaaaactcccttttaacaggaagaaacctccaggaaaaccaggctcagggagggggggCATCTGCTGGGACCAattggggtgagagaaagaagacaggaTAAGACATGCTCTGGAAGAGAGCCACAGATTAATAataagtatgattcagtgcagagaggtatattaacacatagtgagtgagaaaggtgactgaagaagaaacactcagtatgatatgatatgaaatCTTTCCACTGGGCTCTTGCTTGCTatttgtaaaaactgcttttctTCAGTCAAATTTTACTTCATCTAGATTACAAtattttcaattttcaattcactTTCTGTAAAGGGGAATTAAAGTCCAGAGCATTCAATTTCTGGTAAAACGGGAATGTTTCGCAGTGGATTTTTTGCCCTTTTGCCTTGAAACCCTAAGTAATGTATACATGGCTGCACAAATATTCTTCTTCTACtatttcttgttgttgttcaaattaattatttttttcttctcattgctTGGCTTAACCTCAGAATACTGATACTGAATACACATTATTTATGTTGTATGTAAACACATCTGACACAGAAATATACTCTTTCTTCAGTTTAGAAAGAGACAGTATATTTCTTCCACATTggtttctcttcattggctccgtTAATTACAGAAATGGTAGTTTTTGCTTTCCACTGTTaccaagcgcttgctcatagggggtcatctgattgcagggtctttaccttgcaaaataaagcaccttgaggtaactgttgttgtgatttggcgctatataaatagaaTTGTATTGAACCTCTGGAACAGTCAGAATTTGTGCAACCTGTTCATGTTGTGTGTATGAAGTGTCTCACACTATGATAAATTTTGAATGCATTCTGTCAACATAATGCTGAGAAGGAAATTTTGAGCATTATGGTGCTACAAAAAGATAAAAGCTGTCACGGTCTCACGcttatctttttctttcagcatCGTGATGACCTCTTGCTCGACGTTGCTGGCTCTCGGTATGATGCCTCTCCTGCTCTACCTCTACTGTCAGGGTTTCTCCGACCTGCAGAACGCTGTCCCTTATGTTGAAATTATCATATCACTGGTCATGATCCTTGTGCCGTGCGGCATCGGCATCATCATCAATACCTACAGGCCGCAGTACTCGAAGATCATCACAAAGGTCTGTGCATACTCACAAGAGTCTGAAGGTCGGACAGATCACTAGAACTGATAAACAGTGTTGATTAACTGGCACAGAGATAGCAAAGTTAAAGTCAGTTCAAAGCTGAGCCTTTAAAATGTAAGAATTTACTGATTCATTGCTCTTTGGATTGACAAACAGCTGGGTAAATCTCGGGCATTTACAGCTTTAGGACTTTATGAATTTATTGCTTCTCCGGGATCCCAGTTCCCAGTCACACATTGATATTTATTTCCAGTATTGGCTTTACCTGACATGAAGTCAGGATAATAAATGTCTGTAATCAATGCTTCACAAAGCATCAGTGAATcagatgtttatcagtacatcaCCAGTCAAAACTTTCTTACATCAATCAagtatttgattttgtgtgtcacatgttttaaatgaatctttctcatttttctcacaTCACATGACTGCACAGTGAGTCCTAGAGAGTTCTTTGGACCAGGGTGGTATATAGGTAACCAGGTCAATGTGAACCAGTACATGTTTTAGAGAACTGTGTTCTGGTTTTTGGATGGTAAAGGATCTCTGTATCACTTCGAAATCAGAAATCAGGCTTCACTATTTGTTACTGGATCGACTTATTTTTGGTTTTGATCTTTTTATTGGATCTGTTGACAACAGAGTCAGATCCATAAGTTTTTCAACAGtcattttttgtagttttgcatcTGTACACAATCATGGTGGGTTTTAAATCAAGCAATCAAGATGTGACTCAAgtcagactttcagctttaattaaaaaaaaagtaattacctTAACTGTTTACTACTGTGGTCAAATACAAGTTCAGCTCACAATGTTTTATGTGCCACATTTGTTATGAAGTAAAAGGGAATACTCCTCATTTTGCCTTAAAATGCTTGTCAGTCAACTGTCAAATTGATATGGAGTTGATTTGTTTTGTGTCCTGCTGTTTGTAGGTAGGCCTAATTATAATgatgatttttatcgtggtgatCGTCACCTTAACCAACATTGGAATCGGAAGAGTCATGCTGACTGTGCTGTCTCCTCCGCTCTTGGCCATCGCTGCTCTCATGCCTTTGATAGGCTACTCCTTTGGATATGTCCTCTCTGCGATCTTCAGACTCAGCCAGTCGTAGGTTCTTTGGCTTAATTCAGTCATCGAGTCAAGTCAAGGCAGTCACatcaaagatgaaagaattatGAGCCTTTCTGTATATATTCATGACTCATGAACATGTGTGTCTGTCACCAGGGAGCGGAGGACCGTTTCTGTGGAAACAGGCTGTCAGAACATCCAGCTGTGCATCACCATATTGAAGATAGCTTTCCCCCAGGAAGTGGTAGGCCCTCTGTTTCTGTTCCCAATGATCTACGGGTCTTTTCAGGTGACGGAGGCGTTGGTGCTCGTCGTGCTGTTTAGGTGCTACCAAAGGTTCACGAAAAAGGAGAAAGGTAAGAGGGACATCAGTTTATCTAAGGCCTTTTATGACACAAGAAAAAACATGGGGAACAAACAGGGAGAGTAAACAAGAATAAGTTCAGCCTTGACCCTTTATAGTGCTGATGATTAATAACAGTTGTTAGTGGGCATTAATCTAAGCAAGGCAGATTTGATGTAACCTTTTATTCTGTAGGTTATAGAGACCAATCTTGAACCTCTAATGACATACCCTCATTTGTGTCCTCATTTAATGGTATCAAAATTGACCTTTTATAAAGGTACATAGAACATAGAGGGGTGTTTATATTCTATATAATTTCCTTGTTATTCATCTGAACTGAagatattaaatataaaacagactGGAGTCTGAATTATAAGTATGAGATCTTAGAataacttttgtttgtttttaaaacaaagactGTTGTAAATGTTAGATAGTTAAAGGAAGGACCAGTTTATACTTTAGTCATgctgaaacactgaaacaagACTTTTCACCTTAAAAAACCCCAATTTCACTAAAAATATAAGGTATGATGCACAAGGCTCTAATACAAACAGTAAagctttgcatttgtgttttttaaaaattggaaGAATAGTGTTAAAATACTTTTTGATGTGTAGTGCAAGGGAAAGCAGGACTTTTTTCCACAACATACTTTTTGACTTCTCATTACAGAAAAGCACAATTATAATTTTTCTGTCCTATCAGCCAACATGAAGTAGCTCTCTTAAAGACTGTTGGTGCTTTTCCTGCTTCCATGTGTCAAAATGGGCTTATTTTTTTATGTAGATGAATAACCAGACCACAGAGTTTCATATTTAACCACAAGTTGATCAACTTTTATGCCAGATCTCGGTTTGTGTTTATAATGGATCTGCTTATCTGACTCACAGAGACTTACCAGCCTGCGGTCACTGAAGAGGAGCTGAAAGAGACGACTGAAGGGACTGTGTGACCTCAATCACCACCCATGTATTGTTCCATTAATGTGAACTTTTACACCACAGAGGCTCCAGACGAAGTAAACAAAACTCCTACAGCTGactaaacaaacagaaaaatgcgcAGCCGTATAGCTGGTCTTGGTTCTTATACTGTATTGTGATCTGAAACCTCTAAGTGCATTAGaaacttcagttttttattgGTTAAGTCTATTGTCTTTCTACACCATGCAAACATCATCATAGTtttgactgaaaataaaatcctcatgtacaaaaatgtatttttccaaactcatttaaaaactacatttaaaagTCTGCAATCTACACACAAATCCCAAATAAAAGCGCAGCCACGCAATGTAATGCAAGGAGGAACAGCATCTTTTAGTCAGTCGTAAATATGACcataaaaagcatgaacataTGTGATTGCAACATTATAATTGCAAACATGTGCTGCTACTAGTCCATTCAGAGCTTTTATTGTCACCAAGAGGGCCGTCTTCGTaagctggaaaacaaaaaacaacttggACTTCTTACAGTGGAAGAATCTCTTTTTTTAGATCCTTGGAAAAAGCTCAACAAGTTCAACAAGAAATAATCAGTTATCATCAGTAAACTAACACGTTTTTCCATTGCACAATGTGATTGCAATTTGATGATTGATGATTTTGCAGAGTGGTTTGTGATGAATAATCTGCTGAATGTAAATAAGACCAGAGAGATTGTGATCAACTTCAGAAGGAAGAGGACAGCTACAGAGCCCATCACTGTCCTGGGACAGGACGATGCTGTGGTGTGACACAGGTATCATAGAGTACGTGTATACTAATGGGGTGAGCAAGGAAACTAATTTCTTAATTTAGAGGAGCTTATTGGGTAATAGTTGAGTAAAGGTCTCACTGATGTTAAACAAGAGAGACCTGAGAGCTGCACCATGAAGCAGGTTCAGGTTAAAATCCCCAGTTATCAGCTTGTTATTACTTGTTATCACTGGCTTCATGCTTCACATAAAACAGGGTGGCCTGTCGTTGGACTGTCATGTCTGCAACTTAAAAGAGACGTGACAGGTGATAGAAGAATATGAGAGACATCAAGACAGCAAAACTGAATGCAGGACTGCTTTTTCTGGGCTGCTGGTGGGGAGGTGATTCAAGGTGAAATCATTTTCTACATTGAATATTCACTATAATACCTCAAGTGTCTGAGTTTTATTAACTGTAATACCAGCAACGTACAAAATATTTGTCAGAAATCTttggcaaattaaaaaaaaaaaataatgtggaGGACAAGAGAAAACTGCAGCGGGTGGTGAGGGCGGCAGAGTGGGCAACTGCCACTTCACTAACCCCCCCCCTCAGAGATGTTTATACTGGCAGACTTCAGCGGAAAGCCAGTATCATCATCTCACAGCAGACTGCAGTCTGAGGAGTATGTCAAGTGTAGATTCCTTTGAGTGATTTATAGTAAATAATGGTGACAAAAATTGGGTTTGAAGGCCTGATTTACTCCTTGAATCATACATTTAATTTATCACTATCTGTAGTCAAAAGATACAAAAAAAGCCTTCATGTAACAGATGGTTTTTTGAAAAAGACAAACTCAAAAAGAATAGACAAGAATGGGAGGTTTTGGCGTAAGCACGGACTCAAACACAATCACCGACAGACAAGCTGCTCTGGTCTTTCAGGAGCTTTCAATTCATCGTGATTTCCACTTATCGCTTCACCGTTGTCAGGTGTccagctaaaaaacaaaaaaacaaaatacagtcCAGTTATGTCTTTATTATCTTTGGCTAGATCACTCTGACTTGAAAATCTGTAACTTATCACTCCTTGTCAAAATATTCCCCTCTGAACTGCCCTGTGTTCTATCTGAGAGGATGTCGCTATTTTTCCACTGCATGAACTACATCTCCTTGGATGATGTCCACATATAATATCCAAGCACAGCATGCACACAAACCACTCCAGTTGTCCAGATACCAAACATAATATGAAGATTACTTGGGGTCAGAACACCCTACCCCGTCTTAATTCTATGGCTgttagttttttaatttttactgttttttactTGTATTGCTatgtatagcttttattttatttatctctttAGTTTCAAATAGTTGTACAGcgctttgtttgaaagcgctttataaataaagttattattattattattattattattattacatgctGTGAGATGAATAAATTAATTTTGAATAGATGGGGCAGTAtttgaaaactaaaataaagtgTCTTGTAGTGCTACTctagttcatttttttctttatgtggaGGAGGATGGGCTCCTCTCTAGGTGCTGAAGTCAGCAGTGCACTAGATGGCATCACCAGAGGCCTGAAGAGATAAAAGGAGTGGCAACACAAAAGGAACTGATGTTTTGACAAAGAGACGAGAGCAGAGCAAAGGAAGAATCTGGCCTAAAAGGTAAAGCAAGCACTGAATACAGCTGTAAACATATCTGtcaactgtttttttcttgaaaatgcAGAGCATTATGCTTTGTTTAGTTAAGCATTAGTTAAACGTGTTAAACAGTCAAATAAAAGTTCACTGTATTTACACTGCATGCATACGATTAGTTAGAAATAGTGAACAAAGTGTGCTTTTAAATGACTTTAATAAACCTCATGTTCTGTTTTTAGCCTAAATTAACTCCTAAAATTAATTTTACTAAAACATCACCTTGTTCCATCTTGACTTCTTTTCTTGAACATTTTCACATAGCCAAACTCACATAATCTATCATTACTCTTCTTCGCTTCTTGTATTTGAAATGACAGTAGAATAAGGTAGGAATGCTACAATAAGGGAGTAACAAGTCAGGCTTttacaggaaaaacaaataCTTATACTGTAAGTACTGCATAATTTCTTGTGTAAATACTCTTTTTTGAGATGTGGGCTGTATTATGAAGCAGATCAAACTTCCTTAACTTGCTGGTATTTTGCAGGAAAGGAGACCCTTGTTCTGAAGGTTATGTTTGAACAGTGATTGTAAAAAACATCGAATTAAATTAGACTTGGCTCCATCATTATAAGGTGATGTAACCCAGCAAATTTACatggtatttattttttcttaaaagtTGGTAAGGGAAAGGAGTCCTTATCACATGCATATCAAtgtgaatgaatattaaataaagatgtaaaaagGCAAAATTAATCCATtttataatatggccaataccCAGGAAAATACAACATATGTTTAAAGTAAGATAggaaaatattgtttgttttcgGCAAAATTACCATGAAATTAGAGAATACTTCAAATTACTTATGCACGACTTAAGTTTACTTAcagtattattatttcattgttCCTGTAAAAACATAAACCCTTTATTCTAGTCTGCCTACGTTTAAgtattaaagtgcaattacattataattttaaatgtaacaCACTGGAATTCCAGTTACTTACAGGGGAATTT
The genomic region above belongs to Pelmatolapia mariae isolate MD_Pm_ZW linkage group LG15, Pm_UMD_F_2, whole genome shotgun sequence and contains:
- the LOC134642858 gene encoding hepatic sodium/bile acid cotransporter-like; this encodes MDITVDIISDPDLWLNTTTANSTSSYTPTMSPVMDKTINIIMIIVLFVTMVSLGCTMEVSKIKHHMRKPKGVAIAVVAQYGIMPLTAFCLAKLFKLAEIAAVVILICGCCPGGALSNILALALQGDMNLSIVMTSCSTLLALGMMPLLLYLYCQGFSDLQNAVPYVEIIISLVMILVPCGIGIIINTYRPQYSKIITKVGLIIMMIFIVVIVTLTNIGIGRVMLTVLSPPLLAIAALMPLIGYSFGYVLSAIFRLSQSERRTVSVETGCQNIQLCITILKIAFPQEVVGPLFLFPMIYGSFQVTEALVLVVLFRCYQRFTKKEKETYQPAVTEEELKETTEGTV